CCGGGAGAAGCCGCTTTCGGTCCCCGCTATCCGTTCGACGGCCCCTCGGTCGGATTCCTCTCACGGCTCGACCCGTGGGCTTCCCCCTCGACTCTCCGTGATTCGCCCTCGACCGACAGCCCCCACGGGATCGCTACTCCGAACCGACATCCAGGACGACGTTGATCAGCCCCCAAGAACCGACCGCGACGACCAGGAGCACGACGCCGACCCAGCCGGGAATCTGTGACTCGACGGTCGTTCGCGACGCCCGCCGCCCCATACCGAACGCTGCCAGTCCCATCAGCAGGAAAAACAGCGGTACTCTCTGTACGAGCCGTTCGACGTAACTCATAGAATATCTTTTTTGCCAATATGTTATAAATTTATCTACTACTGGTGCTCCTCGGTAGCGTCGGGTTCGTGGGGGCGTCGATCGGACGTCGGCAGTGTGTCGGCGAGTCAGTCCGCGTCGGGGACGACTTCGGCGTCGTCGTGACCGGTCTCGCCGTGACCCGTATCGGACCCCATCATCGGAACGACGCCGTCTAGATCCGCCTCGACCGCCTCGCGGCTCTCGACGGCGGACGGGTCCTCCGTCCCCTCACCGCCGACGCTGTCTTCGGGGTCTGCCCCCTCGTCGGTCGCTTCGTCGTCGGCAGCCGTCGGCTCGTCGTCGGTCGCTCCGGCGTTGTCCGACTCGGTCGCGTCGTCCTCCGTCTCGACCGCTCCGTCGCCGTCCTCCCTTGCGGGAGCGGGGCCGAGCGCGTCGCGAACCTGCGTGAGTTCGCCGCTGACGCGGATCTTCCCCTCGACGACGGCGTGTTCGTGGAGCTCGACGTCCGCGGCGGAGATGTCGCCCCAGACGGTCGCGCCCTTCGCGACGGACACGTCCCCGCCGCGGGTGGTCACGTCGCCTTTGATCTCGGTGTCCGGACCGACGACCACGTCGCCGCGGGCGCGGAGGCTACCGAAGATCGTGTTGTCGCCGCCGACCTCCAACGACTCGGCGCGGACGTTCCCGTGGAGGCGGCAGTCGTCGCCGACGGTGGCCGGCGTCGAGACGCGCCAGGCGTCGTCGCTGACGCGGGCGCCTCGCGGGATCACGACCGGCTGGGCCTCGTCGTCGTCGGCGTCGACGAGTTCGCTCGCCAGGTCTTCGGCGGCCTCCTCCTCGCCGATACGCAACAACTGCGAGAGGTAGACGACGAGGAAGACGACCGTCGGCATCGGGTTGCGGATCTTGATGTGGCCGTTGGCCTCGAAGCTCTGCTCGATGTCGACGTCGTCGCCGATGTCGACGTTGCCGGCGACCTTGAGTTCGCCGCCGACGCGTGTTCGCTCGCCGAGATAGGCGTCGCCACCGACGAGCACGTCTTCCTCGACTTCGCTCCACATGTCCAGCCGGCAGTCGCCTGCGGCCTCGATGTGGCCGTCGAAGGTGACCCGCTCGCCCGCCATGACGTCGTCGCCGCGGACGCCGAACTCGACGGTGCTCTGCCCGCCGACGATCACGTCCCCCTCGGTCACCAGGTCGTGCTCCTCGACCGTGGTTCCGTCGGGGATCGCGAGTTCGTCGAGCGGGTCCGAGCGGATCGGCACACCCGACATAGCGATTTCGGTCGTAATAAACCCTCACACCGCGCACGACGGGCGTCTGACGCGTGTCTGACGGTGCCGGTGTGGGTAGGGGGCGCCCCGCCGTGGCGCAGCGCGGCGCGCGGATCTCCAGATATTTATCCGGCGGCGGTATACGAGTGGACATGACGGTACTTTCCTTCGACGAGCAGGGAGTCGACGTGGTGTACGAGGGTCACGACTTCCGCCTGGAGAAGTCGCTCATCGAGGACGCTACGGAGAAACCCTACCCGGAGGTCACCGACCACGAGGTGCTCAGACTGGTGGAGAAAGACGCCGCGCCGTCGGGCGAAGCCCGCCGGATAGCCGACATCGTGGAGTGACCACGGCCCGTCTCAGGTCCCGGTCTCGACGCGGGTCTTCACGTTCGCCAACGTCGTCCGCAGCTCTCGCTCGTTGTACCGCCGGACGAACGGCGCGGCGACGGCCGACAGCACTCGTCCGGGCACCTCGTACCGACCGGTGTACGTGAGCCGGGTCCGACCCTCGAGGGACTCGAACGCGAGGTCGATCTCGCCGGTCAGCTGACCGCGCATCTCCAAGACGATCCGCTCGTCCGGTTCGTGGGTCGTCTCGACGAGTTCCCCGTCGAGCGCGACTCCGGCCATCCGAAACGTGTAGTCGAGACGTTTGCCACCGTTGGCCAGCGACTCGACGTTCCGGGCCTCGGCGAGGCTCGGCGTCACCGTCACGTGGTTGTGCGGGTCGTCCATGAACGCGAACACGACGTCGACCGGCGCGTCGACCACCGTCGATTCGCTGACTTCGATCATGACCCATCGTCGGGGACCCAGCACCGAAAAGGGACGCCCGACTCAGAGCGGTCCCGAGAACGCGAAGAACGGGACGACGAACAGCAGCGCGAACAGCACCGCGAGGACGAGGCCGTAACTCGCCAGTGTCGCCGCGGCCGCGACCCACGCGGGGCCGTCGAAGCGGTCGAGCGCGTTCACGGTCGGAGAACGGCGCCCGCGGACTTAGTCGTTCGGTCGGGATCGAGTGTAGATCTCCCGATCGATCCCGTCGCTGTCCCGCGATCGCAACCACGAGCCAAATTCTTTAGGCCTGCTCGGTAACCGACTGGAGTCAAAACGATCGGGTAATGAGTGTGCTCCGGGCAGTAACGCTGCCGTCGGCGTTCGACGACTTGGACGTCGGGGTCGCCCTCCACGACGCCGAGAGCGGTGGGGTTCTGGACGCGAACGAGAGTCTGGAGCGACTGTATGGCTACTCGACGGCGGAGCTCCGTGAGATGACCGTGGGGGAGTACACGGCGCCGTCGACGAAGTACACGCAGGCGGAGGCCACCGAGCGGATCCGGGCGGCCGCCGAGGGGGAGCGCCAGTCCTTCGAGTGGCAGGTCGAACGGGCGACGGGTGAGCTGCTCTGGGTCCGCGTGCGGCTCAGTCCGACGACGATCGACGGTCGGACGTGCGTCCTGGCGGAAGTCGACGATATCACGGAGTACCGAACCCGCGAGCGGCGGTTGCGACTGCTCTCTCGGATCGTCCGCCACAACCTCCGCAACAGGATGAACCTCGTGCAGGGTCGGGCCGGTCACCTCCGGCAGGCGATCGACGACGAACGATTGGCCGCCGAGGTCGAGGCGATCGAGTCGGTCGCCGACGAGGTCGGCGGGCTCAGCGATTCGGTCTCCCAGATCGAGGAGATGGCCGAACCCGACGCGACCGAGCGGGAGCCGACGAACGTCCGCGCGGTCGTCGGGCCCGTCGTCCAGGCTGCACGCGAGGCCTACTCCGATGCGGACCTCTCTCTCGCTATCGACGAGAACGCCTGGCTCATGGCCGACGACGGGTTGCGGTACGCGCTCGAACACGCCGTCGAGAACGCGCTCGAGCACAACGACCGCGACGCGCCGACGGTCGAGGTGAGCGTGACCGCGGACGACCACGGTCAGTGTGTGATCCGGATCGTCGACGACGGGCCACCGATCCCCGACGTGGAGACCGACGTGCTCGACGGGACCGTCGCGGCCAGCAGCACCTACCACGGCACCGGTGTCGGCCTCTGGGTGATGCAGTGGTGCGTCAACTCGCTGGGCGGCGAACTCTCCTTCCGGGAGACCGACCCGCGCGGGAACGTGGTCGAGATCGCGCTGCCGAGAGTCGACGACGACCACGGGCGTCGCTGACGGGAACGAGCGTCGGTCCCGGTCGGCGCCGACTCGTCGACCGGAACGGGGGAGAAGGTGGACGCGGTGGCGGTCGTCTCAGGCGAAGGTGCGCGAGACGTCCTCGTCTTCCTCCTCGGCCTGGATCTTGTCCCAGGCGTCGAGGAAGTCCTGCATGCGGACCTCGGTGCGGTCGTCGCGGATGGCGAACATCCCGGCCTCGGTGCAGACGGCCTTCACGTCGGCGCCGGAGGCCTCGCCGGTCATGTCGGCCAGCTCCGTGAAGTCCAGCTCCTCGTCGAGGTTCATCGAGCGGGTGTGGATCTTGAAGATCTGCTCGCGGCCCGCGACGTCCGGTTTGGGCACTTCGATCAGGCGGTCGAAGCGACCAGGGCGGAGGATGGCGCGGTCGAGCATGTCGAAGCGGTTGGTGGCGGCGATGATGCGGATCTCCCCGCGCTCCTCGAAGCCGTCCATCTCCGAGAGCAGCTGCATCATCGTCCGCTGGACCTCGGCGTCGCCGGAGGTCTTCGAGTCCGTCCGCTTGGCTGCGATGGCGTCGATCTCGTCGATGAACAGGACCGACGGCTCGTGCTGACGGGCGAGTTCGAACAGGTCGCGAACGAGCTTGGCGCCCTCGCCGATGAACTTGTGGACGAGCTCGGAGCCGGCCATCTTGATGAAGGTGGCGTCGGTCTGGTTGGCGACGGCCTTGGCGAGCATCGTCTTGCCGGTGCCGGGCGGGCCGTGCAGGAGGACGCCGCTCGGCGGCTCGATGCCGACCTCCTCGAACATATCGGGGTTCTTCAGCGGCATCTCGACGGTCTCGCGGACCTCTTCGAGCTGGTCCTCGATACCACCGATGTCCTGATAGGTCACGTCCGGCGACTGCTCGACCTCCATAACGCGAGCGCGCACGTCGGTCTCGTCTTCGAGACTCTTGACGATCGAGAGGGAGTTGTTGACCGCGACTCTCGAGTCGGGTTCGAGGTCGTCGCGCATCTCGTCGGTGACCTCGGTGATGGCCTCCTGGTTGTTGCCGTGCTGTTTGATGATGACGCCGTCGTCGGTCAGCTCCTGCACCGTGGCGACGAACAGCGGCGACTGCTTGAGCTTCTTGTTCTCGTGGGTGAGCCGCTCTAATTTCTGCTGGTACTTGTTGTTCTCCGCGTTGGCGTCCAGCAGCTTGTCCCGCATCTCCTCGTTCTGTGATTCGAGCACCTCGAGGCGCTCCTCCAGTGCCTCGATTTTGTCCTGTTGGGAGGCGTCGTCGTCGTACGGCAGGTCCACCTCGTCCACGGTGTCGGTCATTACACCCCTGCTAGCGGATGGGATAATAAGAGGTTTCGGGTCCGACGGGTCACTTGCCGATCGGAGACGTCTCCGGAACGTCCGACGCCGTCTGCCGATTCTTCCGGTACGACTGTGTGATATGTTACCGTAGATATCTAAGACCTCGACCGGCACGGTGTGGGCGACGCGGTTCTTGCCGATAGATTCACGGAGGTAATTATTCGAAACGGGAAATATTATTAGTCTGTATCCAGAAGCGGGAGACACGATGAGCACGTCCGAAACTACGGAAGCGGAATCGGCGGCCGGAGAGGGCTGGGACGCCGTTCGCGACCTGCCGCCCAGCGCCAAACTCGTGGCCAAGACCCTGGAGTACAACGACGCGCTGACCCAGAGCCAGCTCGCCGAGGAGACGCTGCTGCCGCCACGGACCGTCCGCTACGCCCTGAACCGGCTCGAAGACGTCGACGTGGTCAGTTCGCGCTTCTCCTTCGCCGACGCCCGCAAGCGCATCTACACGCTCGATATCGAATAGGCCCGACCCTCGGCCGGCCCGCAGCCCTCACCTTCTCGCCGTCCGCAGGTTTCTAATTCGCCGTACTCCGGGAGTAGGTCGACCGTACCCGCCGGGAGCACT
This DNA window, taken from Halosimplex litoreum, encodes the following:
- a CDS encoding polymer-forming cytoskeletal protein, which codes for MPIRSDPLDELAIPDGTTVEEHDLVTEGDVIVGGQSTVEFGVRGDDVMAGERVTFDGHIEAAGDCRLDMWSEVEEDVLVGGDAYLGERTRVGGELKVAGNVDIGDDVDIEQSFEANGHIKIRNPMPTVVFLVVYLSQLLRIGEEEAAEDLASELVDADDDEAQPVVIPRGARVSDDAWRVSTPATVGDDCRLHGNVRAESLEVGGDNTIFGSLRARGDVVVGPDTEIKGDVTTRGGDVSVAKGATVWGDISAADVELHEHAVVEGKIRVSGELTQVRDALGPAPAREDGDGAVETEDDATESDNAGATDDEPTAADDEATDEGADPEDSVGGEGTEDPSAVESREAVEADLDGVVPMMGSDTGHGETGHDDAEVVPDAD
- a CDS encoding DUF5800 family protein, with translation MTVLSFDEQGVDVVYEGHDFRLEKSLIEDATEKPYPEVTDHEVLRLVEKDAAPSGEARRIADIVE
- a CDS encoding SRPBCC family protein, encoding MIEVSESTVVDAPVDVVFAFMDDPHNHVTVTPSLAEARNVESLANGGKRLDYTFRMAGVALDGELVETTHEPDERIVLEMRGQLTGEIDLAFESLEGRTRLTYTGRYEVPGRVLSAVAAPFVRRYNERELRTTLANVKTRVETGT
- a CDS encoding sensor histidine kinase translates to MSVLRAVTLPSAFDDLDVGVALHDAESGGVLDANESLERLYGYSTAELREMTVGEYTAPSTKYTQAEATERIRAAAEGERQSFEWQVERATGELLWVRVRLSPTTIDGRTCVLAEVDDITEYRTRERRLRLLSRIVRHNLRNRMNLVQGRAGHLRQAIDDERLAAEVEAIESVADEVGGLSDSVSQIEEMAEPDATEREPTNVRAVVGPVVQAAREAYSDADLSLAIDENAWLMADDGLRYALEHAVENALEHNDRDAPTVEVSVTADDHGQCVIRIVDDGPPIPDVETDVLDGTVAASSTYHGTGVGLWVMQWCVNSLGGELSFRETDPRGNVVEIALPRVDDDHGRR
- the pan1 gene encoding proteasome-activating nucleotidase Pan1 produces the protein MTDTVDEVDLPYDDDASQQDKIEALEERLEVLESQNEEMRDKLLDANAENNKYQQKLERLTHENKKLKQSPLFVATVQELTDDGVIIKQHGNNQEAITEVTDEMRDDLEPDSRVAVNNSLSIVKSLEDETDVRARVMEVEQSPDVTYQDIGGIEDQLEEVRETVEMPLKNPDMFEEVGIEPPSGVLLHGPPGTGKTMLAKAVANQTDATFIKMAGSELVHKFIGEGAKLVRDLFELARQHEPSVLFIDEIDAIAAKRTDSKTSGDAEVQRTMMQLLSEMDGFEERGEIRIIAATNRFDMLDRAILRPGRFDRLIEVPKPDVAGREQIFKIHTRSMNLDEELDFTELADMTGEASGADVKAVCTEAGMFAIRDDRTEVRMQDFLDAWDKIQAEEEDEDVSRTFA
- a CDS encoding MarR family transcriptional regulator — translated: MSTSETTEAESAAGEGWDAVRDLPPSAKLVAKTLEYNDALTQSQLAEETLLPPRTVRYALNRLEDVDVVSSRFSFADARKRIYTLDIE